The Arachis ipaensis cultivar K30076 chromosome B07, Araip1.1, whole genome shotgun sequence genome includes a window with the following:
- the LOC107609167 gene encoding autophagy-related protein 13a isoform X2 — protein MITEANMQPELGKLEQIVHQFLLKSLHVILDSRVPSLHQHDRSGDLPMGSRVRRSDKWFNLALGDRPAALDNLSFWHRNLMDQMIIDIILVHEENGSSVETVIERWVVQYERPRVMAPQTGDISGSYKKTYKKSIVLFRALYSHMRLLPAYKIFRKLSSSSHTCNFDIIYKVSSFRDPFSRAEDVVLEEYSFTPIEATPGRLCISVTYRTKLSDFNLECSTSLPTQIITDYVGSPLADPLRSFPVSEKGVRATSFPLRGIAPPSSAPLERPHSWTSGFHKAAPMVQNQQYVGSPPVYRAPSKPYDIPSSPTDSHGIRIHNYRMHSRHRSTSYDEYQLSPPFSPSPSPSSPTFFNGGVPIQTRVRSETAPVTIPYPMMGKSSRTLSPNLSDHSRNSLPPMSPKRNYASSQESPSGIRSFRKLESSRIGELHTGVTNYAGQKIARDNKDDSGRFSGLLSSSDSPRIGFSRSSSRLSFQDDLEDGDFSCPFDVDDVDTPDVQPSQSKDGKNVSEIGSTSLPMCKKSQDAAVGVLVHMLRTAPPLRQDSSCYSSHSVKPEPEGGVTTASGFFMPRKTADALEELRSYKEMRDLLLSKSGTRILNKE, from the exons ATGATCACTGAG GCTAATATGCAGCCTGAATTGGGGAAATTGGAACAAATAGTTCATCAGTTTCTTTTGAAGAGCTTACATGTCATTTTGGACTCGAGGGTACCTTCATTGCACCAACATGATCGGAGTGGGGACCTGCCTATGGGGTCTCGTGTGAGGAGGAGCGACAAATGGTTTAACTTAGCATTAGGCGATCGGCCTGCTGCTCTAGATAatctgagtttctggcacaggaATTTGATGGATCAGATGATAATTGACATTATACTAGTTCATGAAGAGAATGGTTCTTCTGTTGAAACAGTAATAGAGAGGTGGGTTGTTCAGTATGAGCGTCCCCGGGTAATGGCTCCACAAACTGGTGACATTAGTGGCTCTTATAAGAAGACATACAAGAAGTCAATAGTATTGTTTCGTGCTCTTTATTCTCACATGAGGCTTCTACCGGCTTATAAGATATTTAGGAAGCTTAGTTCGTCAAGTCATACATGTAATTTTGATATTATTTACAAGGTCTCTTCATTTAGAGATCCATTCTCTCGGGCGGAGGATGTAGTGCTGGAAGAATACAGTTTCACTCCCATTGAGGCAACTCCAGGCCGCCTATGCATATCTGTGACCTACCGGACCAAGCTATCTGATTTCAACCTTGAGTGTTCGACATCGTTACCAACACAAATAATTACAGATTATGTTGGAAGTCCCCTTGCTGACCCTTTGAGGTCTTTCCCTGTCTCAGAAAAGGGTGTTCGTGCCACTTCATTTCCACTGAGAGGGATAGCACCTCCATCTTCTGCACCACTCGAGCGGCCGCATAGTTGGACTAGTGGCTTCCATAAGGCAGCACCTATGGTACAGAACCAGCAGTATGTTGGATCCCCACCAGTGTATCGTGCTCCTTCCAAGCCATATGATATCCCATCTTCACCAACCGATAGCCACGGTATCAGAATTCACAACTACAGAATGCATAGTCGACACAGGTCTACAAGTTATGACGAGTATCAACTGTCTCCCCCGTTCTCACCTTCACCGTCTCCATCATCACCAACATTCTTCAATGGTGGCGTTCCAATTCAAACACGTGTACGTTCTGAAACTGCCCCTGTAACTATACCTTACCCAATGATGGGCAAAAGCTCAAGAACACTTTCTCCTAATTTGTCAGATCATAGTAGAAATTCTTTGCCACCAATGTCCCCCAAAAGGAATTATGCTTCATCACAAGAATCTCCATCGGGAATCAGGTCATTTAGGAAACTAGAGTCTTCAAGGATTGGAGAGTTACATACTGGTGTCACAAATTATGCCGGTCAAAAG ATTGCTAGAGATAACAAGGATGATTCAGGGCGGTTCTCAGGGTTGTTATCTTCAAGTGACTCACCACGGATTGGATTTTCCAGAAGCTCAAGTAGATTATCTTTTCAGGATGACTTGGAGGATGGTGACTTTTCGTGTCCCTTCGATGTTGATGATGTTGATACACCTGATGTCCAACCCAG TCAGAGTAAGGATGGAAAGAATGTGTCAGAGATCGGTTCAACGTCACTCCCAATGTGCAAAAAATCACAAGACGCTGCTGTTGGTGTTCTTGTGCACATGCTTAGAACTGCACCGCCTTTGCGCCAAGACTCAAGTTGCTATTCGTCCCATTCTGTGAAGCCTGAACCTGAGGGAGGAGTTACTACTGCTTCTGGATTCTTCATGCCCCGGAAGACTGCCGATGCACTTGAAGAGCTCCGAAGTTACAAAGAGATGAGGGACCTCCTTCTTTCCAAGAGCGGAACTCGGATCCTAAACAAAGAATGA
- the LOC107609167 gene encoding autophagy-related protein 13a isoform X1, whose product MMDFQANMQPELGKLEQIVHQFLLKSLHVILDSRVPSLHQHDRSGDLPMGSRVRRSDKWFNLALGDRPAALDNLSFWHRNLMDQMIIDIILVHEENGSSVETVIERWVVQYERPRVMAPQTGDISGSYKKTYKKSIVLFRALYSHMRLLPAYKIFRKLSSSSHTCNFDIIYKVSSFRDPFSRAEDVVLEEYSFTPIEATPGRLCISVTYRTKLSDFNLECSTSLPTQIITDYVGSPLADPLRSFPVSEKGVRATSFPLRGIAPPSSAPLERPHSWTSGFHKAAPMVQNQQYVGSPPVYRAPSKPYDIPSSPTDSHGIRIHNYRMHSRHRSTSYDEYQLSPPFSPSPSPSSPTFFNGGVPIQTRVRSETAPVTIPYPMMGKSSRTLSPNLSDHSRNSLPPMSPKRNYASSQESPSGIRSFRKLESSRIGELHTGVTNYAGQKIARDNKDDSGRFSGLLSSSDSPRIGFSRSSSRLSFQDDLEDGDFSCPFDVDDVDTPDVQPSQSKDGKNVSEIGSTSLPMCKKSQDAAVGVLVHMLRTAPPLRQDSSCYSSHSVKPEPEGGVTTASGFFMPRKTADALEELRSYKEMRDLLLSKSGTRILNKE is encoded by the exons ATGATGGATTTTCAGGCTAATATGCAGCCTGAATTGGGGAAATTGGAACAAATAGTTCATCAGTTTCTTTTGAAGAGCTTACATGTCATTTTGGACTCGAGGGTACCTTCATTGCACCAACATGATCGGAGTGGGGACCTGCCTATGGGGTCTCGTGTGAGGAGGAGCGACAAATGGTTTAACTTAGCATTAGGCGATCGGCCTGCTGCTCTAGATAatctgagtttctggcacaggaATTTGATGGATCAGATGATAATTGACATTATACTAGTTCATGAAGAGAATGGTTCTTCTGTTGAAACAGTAATAGAGAGGTGGGTTGTTCAGTATGAGCGTCCCCGGGTAATGGCTCCACAAACTGGTGACATTAGTGGCTCTTATAAGAAGACATACAAGAAGTCAATAGTATTGTTTCGTGCTCTTTATTCTCACATGAGGCTTCTACCGGCTTATAAGATATTTAGGAAGCTTAGTTCGTCAAGTCATACATGTAATTTTGATATTATTTACAAGGTCTCTTCATTTAGAGATCCATTCTCTCGGGCGGAGGATGTAGTGCTGGAAGAATACAGTTTCACTCCCATTGAGGCAACTCCAGGCCGCCTATGCATATCTGTGACCTACCGGACCAAGCTATCTGATTTCAACCTTGAGTGTTCGACATCGTTACCAACACAAATAATTACAGATTATGTTGGAAGTCCCCTTGCTGACCCTTTGAGGTCTTTCCCTGTCTCAGAAAAGGGTGTTCGTGCCACTTCATTTCCACTGAGAGGGATAGCACCTCCATCTTCTGCACCACTCGAGCGGCCGCATAGTTGGACTAGTGGCTTCCATAAGGCAGCACCTATGGTACAGAACCAGCAGTATGTTGGATCCCCACCAGTGTATCGTGCTCCTTCCAAGCCATATGATATCCCATCTTCACCAACCGATAGCCACGGTATCAGAATTCACAACTACAGAATGCATAGTCGACACAGGTCTACAAGTTATGACGAGTATCAACTGTCTCCCCCGTTCTCACCTTCACCGTCTCCATCATCACCAACATTCTTCAATGGTGGCGTTCCAATTCAAACACGTGTACGTTCTGAAACTGCCCCTGTAACTATACCTTACCCAATGATGGGCAAAAGCTCAAGAACACTTTCTCCTAATTTGTCAGATCATAGTAGAAATTCTTTGCCACCAATGTCCCCCAAAAGGAATTATGCTTCATCACAAGAATCTCCATCGGGAATCAGGTCATTTAGGAAACTAGAGTCTTCAAGGATTGGAGAGTTACATACTGGTGTCACAAATTATGCCGGTCAAAAG ATTGCTAGAGATAACAAGGATGATTCAGGGCGGTTCTCAGGGTTGTTATCTTCAAGTGACTCACCACGGATTGGATTTTCCAGAAGCTCAAGTAGATTATCTTTTCAGGATGACTTGGAGGATGGTGACTTTTCGTGTCCCTTCGATGTTGATGATGTTGATACACCTGATGTCCAACCCAG TCAGAGTAAGGATGGAAAGAATGTGTCAGAGATCGGTTCAACGTCACTCCCAATGTGCAAAAAATCACAAGACGCTGCTGTTGGTGTTCTTGTGCACATGCTTAGAACTGCACCGCCTTTGCGCCAAGACTCAAGTTGCTATTCGTCCCATTCTGTGAAGCCTGAACCTGAGGGAGGAGTTACTACTGCTTCTGGATTCTTCATGCCCCGGAAGACTGCCGATGCACTTGAAGAGCTCCGAAGTTACAAAGAGATGAGGGACCTCCTTCTTTCCAAGAGCGGAACTCGGATCCTAAACAAAGAATGA